In Pigmentibacter ruber, a genomic segment contains:
- a CDS encoding class I SAM-dependent methyltransferase, which produces MPQFIDYKEIFETRGMEYNLAMLRSPDARKEEFLNLIQFIDNTKPLKIIDIPSGGGYLRKYLAEKHYLLCAEEADFFYHNCAVKHNQNKVMYQKNIPLEVDDRSFDVTVSLAGLHHFQSKNWIISEFVRVLKDYGQLIIADVYKTSKVDKFLNEFVDKNNSIGHLGYFLDEEFNMILDKNNIKISFNENIKFFWIFSSLDEMANFCKNLFGLDKCNNSEIINGIDEYLGFIIENNEVKMNWELKYIYGSKIIADL; this is translated from the coding sequence ATGCCTCAATTTATTGATTACAAAGAAATATTTGAGACAAGAGGTATGGAATATAATTTAGCTATGCTCCGAAGTCCTGATGCAAGAAAAGAAGAATTTTTAAACTTAATTCAATTTATTGATAATACTAAGCCATTAAAAATAATTGATATTCCATCAGGAGGAGGATATTTGAGAAAATATCTTGCAGAAAAACATTACTTGCTCTGCGCAGAAGAAGCTGATTTTTTTTATCATAACTGTGCAGTTAAGCATAATCAAAACAAAGTCATGTATCAAAAAAATATTCCTCTAGAAGTAGATGACAGGAGTTTTGATGTTACAGTAAGTCTTGCAGGATTGCATCACTTTCAAAGTAAAAATTGGATAATTTCTGAATTTGTAAGAGTATTAAAAGATTATGGGCAATTAATAATAGCCGATGTATACAAAACTTCGAAAGTTGACAAATTTTTAAATGAGTTTGTAGATAAAAACAATTCTATAGGTCATTTGGGATATTTTTTAGATGAAGAATTCAATATGATTTTGGATAAAAATAATATTAAAATTAGTTTTAATGAAAATATAAAGTTTTTTTGGATATTTTCTTCATTAGATGAAATGGCAAATTTTTGCAAAAATCTATTTGGACTAGATAAATGTAATAATAGTGAAATAATAAATGGAATTGATGAATATTTAGGTTTTATAATTGAAAATAATGAAGTCAAAATGAATTGGGAGTTAAAATATATCTACGGGTCTAAAATTATTGCTGATTTATAA